The Pan paniscus chromosome 15, NHGRI_mPanPan1-v2.0_pri, whole genome shotgun sequence genome includes a window with the following:
- the LOC100980776 gene encoding olfactory receptor 4E2, with amino-acid sequence MDSLNQTRVTEFVFLGLTDNRVLEMLFFMAFSAIYVLTLSGNILIIIATVFTPSLHTPMYFFLSNLSFIDICHSSITVPKMLEGLLLERKSISFDNCITQLFFLHLFACAEIFLLIIMAYDRYVAICTPLHYPNVMNMRVCIQLVFALWLGGTVHSLGQTFLTIRLPYCGPNIIDSYFCDVPLVIKLACTDTYLTGILIVTNSGTISLSCFLAVVTSYMVILVSLRKHSAEGRRKALSTCSAHFMVVALFFGPCIFIYTRPDTSFSIDKVVSVFYTVVTPLLNPFIYTLRNEEVKSAMKQLRQRQVFFMKSYT; translated from the coding sequence ATGGACAGTCTAAACCAAACAAGAGTGACTGAATTTGTCTTCTTGGGACTCACTGATAACCGGGTGCTGGAGATGCTGTTTTTCATGGCATTCTCAGCCATTTATGTGCTAACGCTTTCAGGGAACATTCTCATCATCATTGCCACAGTCTTTACTCCAAGTCTCCATACCCCCATGTATTTCTTCCTGAGCAATCTGTCCTTTATTGACATCTGCCACTCATCTATCACTGTGCCTAAGATGTTGGAGGGTTTGCTTTTAGAAAGAAAGAGCATTTCCTTTGACAACTGCATCACACAGCTCTTCTTCCTACATCTCTTTGCCTGTGCCGAGATCTTTCTGCTGATCATTATGGCGTATGATCGTTACGTGGCtatctgcactccactccactaccccAATGTGATGAACATGAGAGTCTGTATACAGCTTGTCTTTGCTCTCTGGTTGGGGGGTACTGTTCACTCACTAGGGCAGACCTTCTTGACTATTCGTCTACCTTACTGTGGCCCCAACATTATTGACAGCTACTTCTGTGATGTGCCTCTTGTTATCAAGCTGGCCTGCACAGATACATACCTCACGGGAATACTGATTGTGACCAATAGTGGAACCATCTCCCTTTCCTGTTTCTTGGCCGTGGTCACCTCCTATATGGTCATCCTGGTTTCTCTTCGAAAACACTCAGCTGAAGGGCGCCGGAAAGCCCTGTCTACCTGCTCGGCCCACTTCATGGTGGTTGCCCTCTTCTTTGGGCCATGTATCTTCATCTATACTCGGCCAGACACCAGCTTCTCCATTGACAAGGTGGTGTCTGTCTTCTACACAGTGGTCACCCCTTTGCTGAATCCCTTCATTTACACCTTGAGGAATGAGGAGGTAAAAAGTGCCATGAAGCAGCTCAGGCAGAGACAAGTTTTTTTCATGAAATCATATACATAA